The DNA window GCACGGCATAATTCGGCCACGGTCATACCGTCGGAAAGATGTTGTTCAGTTACGGGTGAATGCTCGACCAGATCACGTTGATGATACTGTATGCGACGATCGAGTTGCTCATGCCCGGAGTCAACGCGTGATAATACCGCGCCGCATAGCAGCACTTTAAATGTACTCATCATGGGAAAATGTTCTTGCGGGCGATAGCTTTCCAGCAGATTACCGCTGGTGAGATCCAGTTCCGCATAGCCCACTCGCGCATTAAGCAGGCCTTCAGCTTCTTTTACTTTATCGAGTGTCGCCTGGTGTGCAAAAGCGGGTAGGCAAAATGTAGCGAGTAAGGGAATAAAGGACAGACGAAAATGTCGCATATGAATACTCTTCCTTGGGTTTTCTTTCGTGACTTTATCGAAGCATACTAACAAATTAGATCACGAATCTAATTTAGTTTTTTCATTCAAACTACTATAAACCGTTGAGCGGAGTGTCTCGGTTACTCCTATACACCGGGAGCGCCTTGTGTTGCTCCGGTGCAGCTTCCCTCCCCCCCAACCCCACACGCGGTAACTTATTGACTTTATCCCAGATAGTAAGAGAATGTTTCTTCGCGAATGACCAGCAGAAAGCACCGGAGTTTATCATCGCCCGTTCTCCCCGTTTAACGGCCATTATCACGCCAGGCGCACTGGTCGTCACGGCGCTACTTTTGCTTGCGGGCTGTTCCTCTAAACCGCCAGCATCTCTTGTCACCCCGCCGCCGGTGGCCAAGCCGTCGCTGCCGCAACAGCCGCAAAGCCAACAGCCAGTGCGCGGTATTTGGCTGACCACCGTTTCCCGCCTCGATTGGCCGCCGGTGGCATCCGTTAACGCCAGCAGCAGCGCCGTTCGCATCAGCCAGCAGCAGCAAGCGCTGATCAACAAGCTGGATAAACTGAAAAGCGTCGGCATCAATACCGTGTTCTTCCAGGTCAAACCCGACGCTACCGCGCTCTGGCCCTCTAAAATTTTGCCGTGGTCAGATATGCTAACCGGCAATATCGGCCAGGATCCGGGTTACGATCCGCTGCAGTTTATGTTGGATGAGGCACACAAACGCGGCATGAAGGTCCATGCCTGGTTTAATCCTTATCGCGTATCGGTCAATACCAAACCGAAAACCGTTGCCGAACTGAACCGCACTTTGGTGCAGAACCCGGCCAGCGTGTTTGTTCTGCATCGCGACTGGGTGCGCACGGCGGGTGAGCGCTTTGTGCTTGATCCCGGCATTCCTGAGGTGCGCGATTGGATCACCAGTATCGTGGCCGAGGTAGTTACCCATTATCCTATTGATGGCGTGCAGTTTGATGACTACTTCTATACCGAATCACCGGGTTCGGCCCTCAACGACAGCCAAACCTTCAATAAATATGGTCAGGGCTTCAGCTCAAAAGCCGACTGGCGGCGGCACAACACGCAACAGCTGATTGAACAGGTTTCGCATACCATCAAACAGTTGAAGCCCAACGTGGAATTCGGCGTCAGCCCTGCCGGCGTATGGCGCAACCGTTCGCACGATCCGGCAGGTTCT is part of the Gibbsiella quercinecans genome and encodes:
- a CDS encoding glycoside hydrolase family 10 protein encodes the protein MIARSPRLTAIITPGALVVTALLLLAGCSSKPPASLVTPPPVAKPSLPQQPQSQQPVRGIWLTTVSRLDWPPVASVNASSSAVRISQQQQALINKLDKLKSVGINTVFFQVKPDATALWPSKILPWSDMLTGNIGQDPGYDPLQFMLDEAHKRGMKVHAWFNPYRVSVNTKPKTVAELNRTLVQNPASVFVLHRDWVRTAGERFVLDPGIPEVRDWITSIVAEVVTHYPIDGVQFDDYFYTESPGSALNDSQTFNKYGQGFSSKADWRRHNTQQLIEQVSHTIKQLKPNVEFGVSPAGVWRNRSHDPAGSETRGAAAYDESYADTRRWVQQGLLDYVAPQLYWPFSRSAARYDVLANWWADVVKTTNTRLYIGIALYKVGEPSKNEPDWTINGGVPELKKQLDLNESMPQIKGTILFRENYLNQPQTQEAVSYLRSRWGS